tgtcacagCATTCACAATGTTTCCCTTCTTTCTACAGAACAAACATTTCACAGATGACATCCAGACTCGCCAGTACCGTTCTCTTGAGGTGCTGATCGGATCCGGCTATAGCACTCCTGCAGACATTTGGAGCACAGCCTGCATGGTAAAACAGACCTATACCcagacacatgtgcacacacacactttggataacgtgtgtgtgtgtgtgtgtgtgtgtgtgtgtgtgtgtgtgtgcgtgcaagTCATACTTTGTATTAGCCAAGCTGAGAACTTGGCTATCATGGTGGTAGTTTTGGACAAAATGCAGTGTATATACTGTAGTGTATGAGATCAAGGAAAAAGGGAATATCGGCAGAAGTTGTCAGTCAGATCAATTTAATATACAGCCCCAAGTTCAAATAAATTGTCACACTGTGTGAAATATTTGCCAAGTCAGAATGTATTgctttgcaaatctcataaaaccAATGtttcattcataaaaaaacagaaaatatatcAAACATTGAACGTGAGATATTTTACTATTATATCGTGAAAAATATTAGGTCACCTGGAATGTGTTCGCAACAATATGTCTCAAAAAGGTTTGTAAGGGACATCGAAAGAGCACCttaaagaggcagagtctctcagaagcaATCAGCTTAAACCTGCGTCCACAAATCGTGGAGTAATGTTTGAGTAGCATCTGTCAAAGAATGTGAAGACTTTGAATCTTCaatcatctacagtacatatTATCATCAAAAGATTAAGAGAATCTCTGTGATCAAGGAACATGGCTGAAAGTCACTATTGGATGCCAAAGCCTGCTTCTCTGATCGTATGGGGGTGTATTAGTGCCTATGGAACAACACTGGACAGGCACCATTAATGCTTAAAGATAGACACAAGTTTTAGAGTAGCATATGCTTCCTGCCAGCCtgtcttgcatatttcagcaagactaTGCTAAACTctactggcctgcctgcagcccAGACCTTTGACCAGTTTAAATCTGTTGGCAACTCATGAAATGCAAAATATGACAAATAtgacccaggactgttgagcagctggaaTCTTATATCAGTGGAACAACACTCGAGCCGGCCAGGGCTCAGTGGTTAGactgggtcgtccaataaccggaaggttggcggtccGACTCTCGCCActattggtgaaactgacagctagAATGGTGTCAGTCCAACTCCttgccacggccgaggtgcccttgagcaaggcaccgtacccccatggtAACCcgggtgcatgtgtgtgttcaacaggtgccaacctgtttgggttaaaagcagaggagaaaTTTTGTGTACGACtgaacatgacaataaatctgatcttaaatcTGATCTTCTCTCCCAAAGCTAAGCTCTATTGCTAACCCATTCATCACCCTATTTCAGGTCCCCCCCTGGGGTAACTTTCAGTGTGATCATTTATATTGTGTGGAACTGACTATATTTAAAAAACCAGGAATCTGGGTCTGAAAAGTGAAGCCATTGTGGAAATGTGAATTTAATGGCCAGCAGGAGAAGTTGAACTGCATAGATGTGTGTGAAATAAAGACCCCCATATTAATAAGCTCCCTCAGTTGCATCAGGTCTTCCTTAAAACTGCACCATGTTCACTCTGAATAGGCGACACACAGTGCCTGtatccatttattttattttttttattcagtataTAGTTATTGTTTTGCAGTATTAGtacttaaataattttaattaattattctttattatcagCAGAAATGTGCTAAATTTCATTAATATTTTGTCTATTTTGTACATGCTTTGTATGTAAGTCTatggaaggaaaaagaaaacatttctctACTGCATCACAAGATGCAGTAGAGACTTCAGACCTCCACAGTGTACATTTAAATTCCCACAGAATACTGCAAGTTTGACCTCCCTGCCTACACATGTATTTCTGTCATAGCGGTAGGAAAGATCCAGAGTTGGATCATCACTTTGCTCAAAACTCAGCCTACAGTGGCTCAAATTACAGATGGAAATGCAAATAGTGTATGAAAATGACTCAACATTCATTTTACATTGTTTTCTCAAGTAGTCATACTTGTGTAACCCTGAATAATTTAACCCACTCATCCATTGGTTGTTGAgttcttgtgtgtttgtgtcctcAGGCGTTTGAACTTGCAACCGGAGATTACCTGTTCGAGCCACACTCTGGAGAAGACTACTCCAGAGATGAAGGTTTGTTTCGCCAAAACATCAGATATCTAAGATTTAGTGAAGAGGAATTCCCTTACATAATGCAACCTGAGAGCTAGAGTCAGTTTAAGTTACTTAAAGTATATTTTGTTCCTACAAACGCCTTTATCACAGATTGTTTTGGTGCAGCTTTTTTCTCCGCATATTAGCTCAGCCATTCTCATCGTTCAGTTTGTCTTGGTACTTCAGCATATGTTTGTATTTCCCTGCCTCACTGTAGATCACATAGCACTGATCATCGAGCTGTTGGGCAAAGTTCCCCGGAAGCTGATCTTAGCAGGCAAATACACAAAGGAGTTTTTCACCAAGAAAGGTAAACATCTAGCTGCTCTTGCATCTAGCTATATGCTTTAACTACTTCCACTTTCAAATCCTGTCATTTAGGTATTTGCTGCAAAAGTGACAACTCAAAGGAACAGAATTCTGCTTACATGCAGACAGAACTTGCAAATTAAATTACACATTGCACCATTGATGGATCACTCAAAAATGCATCTGAGCCGTGTTCTATACAGAGCTAGGTACGTTTAAGCTCTGGACTTAGATgtattaaacatgtttcttCCAGGCGACCTGCGCCACATCACCAAGCTGAAGCCTTGGGGTCTGTTTGACGTCTTGGTTGAAAAGTACGAGTGGTCCAAAGAGGAGGCTCACTCTTTCAGCAGCTTCCTGCTGCCCATGCTGGACCTGGTGCCTGAAAGGAGGGCCACCGCGGCCCAGTGCCTCTCCCATCCATGGCTCACATCCTAGAGACCACCCACACCACACAACATTACTCTTCATGTTGTGAAAGGATCGTTTATGATTGAAGGGCCTGAAATTCCAAACATACAGTAAATACATTCACGTCTGCAAGAGCCTCATCGTGCCTGCGCCATAATGTCACGTCTCAGCCCACCTACACACTTCCAAACAACTGAGAGATGGACTGCTGCTGAGTCTTTGTCCTGGAATGGATTTCACTGTTTTATAGAAAGAGCTTGAGGTTCTCTCCCTGTAtttatggctttttttttttctttttttcttttttttttacttgctgcATAGAACAAATAAGTcttgctcttcttttttttttctttgactgcAGCCCTCTGCTGTACATTACTCTCTGCCAGAATTTGAATAAAATTGCACTTTTCTACTAAAACAGAAGGCAGGATGCTAACAGAAACCTAAAGATTGCCATCAAAGCCACATAGTGTTATGGTATAGTTCACTTATTAGCCAAGTCTGTTCCTGTTTGCCTGTCATCATGTGTGCCAGCTTTGATGCGTCTGTCTTTAAACTCTGCGCTCAAAGTTCATCGCTGCACAGTGCGAATTGGATTGAAGAGCAACTAGTGATCTTTAAAGCACTGTCAAGTTACATTTATCACCACcaacaaaaaaagatgaataaataCTCTTTCATAGATTTGTATACAAGACAGCACCACAAGGTTGGAAAGcatacagttaaaaaaaaaaaaaaaaacagcatttggtacaacacttaaaacaaaaatccTTCTCTACCTGATGCACGAGTTGCCAGATGATATACACCATTGTGGTTTCAGATTCCCTTTCCTTTGCCTGTTTTGGAGAGGCTCAATTAGTCATTTCCCACATTGAGAGTCAAATCAATCTATTTGTAGCTCCACGCCCATTGTATGGTGCAGTGTACCAAAGAGTTGGTCTTTAAAGCAGTGCATGAACAAGACTTAAGCTGTGAAGAATGAAAAAGCAGAGCAATCTGAAGggcttgaggggaaaaaaaaaagcttcgaCATTCTTTGGAATGATTCGATCCTAATCAGGTGatacgttgtttttttttttaaggtgtgCAAGAGGTGGACATGCTGCATTTGAAAGAAATAAAGATTGTACTAAATATAAATactttaagaaaaagaaaaaaaaaattgaatcccATCATAGTTGCCAtgcttaggttttttttttttttttttttttacgggtCTCTTTTGTCCATGTCTTCCTTTGTTTACTTCTTCTGGTAggtaaaaaagaataaacattTTTCAAAATCTGCATCCGCCTCATCAATTTGAAACTGTTCTTGAGATAATAGTAGTATGAGCTTATGAGTCTTTAACACATGTAAGACATTACAAGATTTTTGCTAAACTGCTATTTGACATGTCTCTAGGATTGTTCCCAGGAGTGATTGTGAGTGCGTTTGTGTTGCCCTGTGGTGGaatggtgacctgtccagggtgcgccctgcctcttgcccaatggcggctgggataggctccagcccgccccctgcgaccctacagttggattaagcgggtatagaaaatggatggatggtatttGACATGGTATTGAAAATGTGCTAATCATTCATGAACAGACATCTTAGTTGAGACACTGGCTACAAACTTTTTGTTGTCAGAATCCAAAAGAGGGTTTGAAATTAGTGGTTTAATTTTCAACAATTAGTTGAATTTCTAAAACTTTTAATGTTAAATGTAATTAACAGTCTTAAAAAAATTCTGTCGCGTAGAAAATACATTTCCCTCTGAAATAGCAAAGTGAAAACATAAAAGTCACAATAAATAGTAATAGCCTACTAAACAAAAGTACCTCAAAAATGTGTTTAGACATGGATTTTGAGGATATTTAAATTACTGTTGATTAAATAATGCCCTCTCTTATATGTTGATTGTTTTCAGAAATAATCATTAACTGTAACACACATGAAAATCATAAAGAAAATGCCTAAAGGCTTAGTCCACATCTGGGATTGATTGGTGACTtaaaacttgattttttttttgttgtaataaGGAGGACACGTTGAACTTTTGGATTTCTCGGTTGTCACTGGCGGTCGTGAGGCCTTGGAGTATATTTAAATCCCATCAGGCTCCTGGTAAAGTCTTAACCATTTCCtccctccatcatccatcaGGGCTCTATGCGTTATCTGTAGTTAATAGAAAAACATCATTACTGAAGACATAATTATCAGCTCAGACAATGACTTTAGTCAATTTTAATGACTCAGCTGTATCCTTACAAAATCCGAGTATATTAAAAGTGGTTTAATGCATTCTCAGTTTATTCGAGATGACACATTAAAACCATCTAAAGCAAGTTTCCTCTGACTGTTTTCCTGCTTAAACTCCCATATCCCTCTTTTTTAAGTCCCTTCCCCAAATCAAATTTTACCATTCTTCAGCAAAGTATTCCTTTTCACCCCATCTCCCTCCCCTTCCCCTGCTTTTCTCCTTCCTGCCTTCACCATCGCACCTTTTCCCTCCACCTGGAAGTCCTCGGGCAGCAGGTTGTCTTGCCGGTTGCCCAGGCTGAAGGCCAGGAAGGAGAGGGTGAGCGAGTCCATGATGCTGATTATAGCCAGGATGTAAGCCCAGCGCACTGTGCAGTTGCCAAGAGTGTATTTGTCGGTCCGCTGGCCACACATGCGCTTCACCTCCTCTGAGTCCCAGCCGTCAGGATAGATCATGCAGCCAATCACCATGCATGTACCTGAGAGATGAGAGGCACAGTACGATGAGGGCGGTGAAAACTATTTCTAAGCTCTTGTTGTGATCTAATACGCGAACTTTCAAAAAATTGTACTTCTGTGAAAACAAATGTACTTAATGTttatgttgatgaagattctcagtcatccaggacATGGTAATCATAAGCGCTCTAATAAGGGCAATTGGATTTCTTAGACCTTGAggacgtttcacctctcatccgaaaAGCTTCTTCAGTTGTAAAACTAGATTGTGGGGAGTATCACTAGCCTTTATATGGAGGAAGTGGACAGCAAAGCACTGAGCTAATATAAAGGAACAACACCAAGCCACTGGTTCAGAAATGTGGATGACGCTCGAGAGACGATCAAAACTCAAGAAATGGAGGCTCCCACAGAGCACATCAACTTAATGGACAGCAACATCAAGTTCAAGAGGGAGCATGCAAAAGACTACAAGCTGCTTAATGGGGAGGATGGAAGTTTTAACACTGAGGTTTACAGGAAATCCACACATTAGAACACAAACTGGCTGTCATCAGATCTCTATATCACCGGGCtgagagaaaacaaaaggaacatCAGCACTCCAAGAAAGCCCTTGAAACCTGTTAATATCCAAACTGGGCCTTTGCCAAATCAGCAAGGACAATTCAACCAAACCACACTGTTTGAGAAGCTAAGAAGAACAGGTGCAAACATATTGTAATTctatgagggggggggggggtctcagGTATCACCTTCCCGGCACAGTGCAGCATTGTCTCTCCTCCCCAGTTCACAACCATTCGCACCTTGGTCCCTGTGACCAAAACTCACCTTTTCAGGCAGGTAGACAATTCATAAGCAATAATGactcaaatgacattcacattggTCAGGAGGTTCAGTGACACACGTGACTGTAATGACCCCCTCTATAAGCTGATACTCCCCACCATCTAGTATAAAACTAAAAAAGCCGTTCggagaggtgaaacgtcttcaagcTCCAATAAGAAGTCCAGTTTCTCTTATTGAAGCTCTTATGATTACTTAATGTTTAATTATTAATGAAGCGCATCTTGCATCATTATAAACGATGCATATAGTCTGCTTCGTGCCATCCCACCTCAGCATGATAAGGTGAAacatggcacacacacacacacatacacacacatgttgCATCTCACTTTCACTCTCTGACCCTCACACACCTGTTCACTTTCACAGAGTTCTTGGTATCACATACCTTCTTCTTATTTCAAGAGTTTTAAACCATTTCACTAAGTTATTAAGATCCTTCCACTCAAGTTAATTTAGAAGAATCTCTCTTTTAATTAATTTAGTATCATCTTGTTTTTTATTCGGCATCATACACGATGCTCAGAGTGCCATTTAAGACCTCTTTCACCACTACCAAGGGCAGTTTTGTATTTTGTCTACTCAACCAATACAAGGCCCTTTGAAGAGAGGTATTTTACTCAGCATCTTGTCCTGAATCCTAGTTtgctttaaatcaaatcaaatcaaatttatttatatagcacatttcatgtacaaacaattcaaagtgctttacataaaataaaagcctttgcagcagggagtggaagaagcattaaaatacataaataaaaaccaTGCTACTCCTCTAACAGCCCTATAAATACCTGTCCTGAAATCAAGATGAGTTAAATTGTTcccattttaaaaaaactcctgaTCCCCTCAACCTAAAACTAAAACTAGGCCCCCACAAAACAGATGCATAAGAACAATTGTGTGCACGCACTAAACAGCAGGTGTGAGACGTCTGAAGAGGCAGAGGAGAAAGTGTAACAGCACACCTCAGGGTTTCTCTCATGACTCGTTTCATTACAGGCTTGTGCTTTCACTTGCAGCTACATCTGTTCACGAGCTGCATGTTCATGTTTCAAAGGCGGACTCGTGTTTCACTTCTGTGTCTGAGTGAGTGTGTCTGTCGGAGGGAACTGCAGAAATTAGGAGAGATGTATTGAATTTTACAGTCCTTCATTCCTTTCTCTGGACAACGTTTATAGCACTGTGACTGTTAACTGTCTGACTGTGTGACTTTTAATAAAAAGAGTAGTTGTGCTGGGTGTCCTGAACTCAGCCACACATAGTTTTATATGTGTCCTCCTTTCAAATTTGATTTGCCATTGCTCATTAGgtatcacaattttttttttttttttcagtttctctaTGTTTTTGCCTTTATGAAGGGATTTGAGATTTGTGGCTGACTTGGAATAACAACGACACTCCACATACAAATCACACTGGCACAGTGATGCTCATATTGTGTGATTACATGGATGTTTGTGTATGAAAGACGAGCTGTAGTAAAAGCCTTTCCTGCATTTTAAAATCTATCTTCTATAGGTAAAGGTACAATCTGTAAAAGGTCATTAAAACATTCAAATGTGAAGGCAATCATACAGAAGACTatgtcaaaacaaaagcaactaTGAAATACTTAATAATTGATAACAAGATTATAGTGTGGTTGTGTGATAAGCTAGGTTTAGAAGTAAAATGTGTCTTTGGAGCAACCTcatacagaattttttttttaaataatcttaGCCACGTCAGGGGGATATACACAGCTCTAGGCAAACTTTGGTCCAACTCACTGGAAGCCAGCTGCATCCAGGCGCAGATCTTGTAGACGCTTCCCGCGTTGCAGAAGAAAAAGAGGCTGAAACAAACGATGCTGCCAACGATCAAAAGCATGGAGATCCCGACGAAGAACATGGCCGTCTTGAAGGCTCCGGACGGGATGGAGCCAAAGTCAAGCGCGCTCCCTTTGCAGGTGAGCTCCGAGGTGAGCGCGTTCCCGATGCAGTAGTGGAAAAGGCCGAAGTACCCGGCCTGCGGCGTGTTGACGCTGTCCCCGATCCAGTAGGGCTGGATGAACACCACCACGGTGATGACAGCGAAGGTGATGGTGAAAACTGTCCACATAACACCCATGGCTCGAGCGTTACGCACGTAGTTGGTGTGGTAGATTTTTGCTGCCTCCTGAGCAGGGAGCATGCTGCAGGGGTGAGTGTCAACTGTCCGCCAAGGGATAGACGGTTGTAAAAGTTTTAGCGGTCAAAGTGAATATCTagaatgtttttctttattctgcAAAACAGTTAAGAGAACAAGCGAGAGCCTACCACTCATCCCTTAAATCCCTATGTTACCGAAGACACCCAAGAAGCTTCTCAGCCTTCGTAACGCAGTTCAAAACCACGGACAGCTCCCGGTGCTGAAAACACACCTGTATTCCTGAGATACACTCCCGTTCATCTGCCCCACAGAGGCCAAAAGTCCCTGTAAAACCAATAAACTTCCGAAACGGTATTAAGTCTTTCGCCCTGTGACAGCCACTCCTCTGTGTTAGCTGTTAGAATGTCCTCTCTGGAGGCTGTGGTCCTCAGATAATGAATGATTAATGGTTAACAGATCCGCCGAGGAGAGTACCTTGTGCGAAATGACAAACGGAGTTGTTTCCCGTTTAGGAGCACGAGTTAGGTAATAAAGCGCAGTACAttgttttccttcagtttcatttatttcaaatcaagaaCCACTGCAGTGGTAAAGGAAGCCCTTAGATAAGTACTAATGCCacacagcaaaaaaaaccaaaaaaaaaaacactggtaCAATCTGAAAGTGTAACTGATAAGAGTGacgggaaaaaacaaaaaacaaacaaaaaaaaaaacgttcctGTGTGCACTACATATAATCGAACACTAGATGGAGCTACAGAGTAGCAGTCTAAATACATGTCGAAATCCCTGGCACATAAATCagtcccttttcttttctctccttatTTTACGCCAAATTTCTCAAAATCCAAAGTTGCAGAGTACGAATACTGAGCATCTTGGAGAGTGGGGGTGTTTATAATCAATAAACTCTCTGTCAATATCCTGGgatgaactaaaaaaaaaaggtgatgtTTGTCATATGCGGGCAGGTTCTGGTCGGGGTCAGTGACTGAAATAACGCTCAAGTAATCAAACTACTTGTAATGCAAAATGGAGTGTTATGTCATTATATGTGCACGTGTTGCTTGCACGTGCGTAAGCAGGATTTTAATGGTATAGTTAGTCAAGGTGGAGATAAAGTCGATTGCTTTTTTAAGGGCCAActgttagaatagaatagaaatactttatttatcccaaactGGGAAATTTCTTTGCAGTAGCAGCATTTACACCTGAGACGatgaaataaaagtaaaataaactaacctagataaaataaaaacagaaaagcacCTACTATTGAGTAGTAGTATAAATAAAGGTATAAAATTCAACCTTTAGAATAGTAATTACACAATAAAATTCAAGTAAAAACTGTCATATTACATATATACAAAAAAATGTGCAGTTGTGCAGTATTTAAGTGTGCCAATAGCAGTTTTGAGATGTGCAAATGAGCGGTATGTTTAACATGTAAACATATACATCTAAAGTCCATACGGAGAAATAATGACCACTGATTTCAGCTTTTATTGTACAGTGTGATgtggcaggaatgatttcctgtattGGTCCCTTCGACAGCGGATCTGAAGCAGCCTGTGTGAGAAGGTGCTCCGCTGTCTGACCACGGTGTGATGGAGAGGgtgctgtttattgtccataatGGACAACAGCTTATTCAGTGTCCTCGTCTCCACCACGGTCCCAAAAGACTCCAACCTGAGACCAAGTGCCGAGCCAGCTTTCTTAATGATTTTGTcccaacacacagca
The Odontesthes bonariensis isolate fOdoBon6 chromosome 3, fOdoBon6.hap1, whole genome shotgun sequence DNA segment above includes these coding regions:
- the lhfpl5a gene encoding LHFPL tetraspan subfamily member 5 protein produces the protein MLPAQEAAKIYHTNYVRNARAMGVMWTVFTITFAVITVVVFIQPYWIGDSVNTPQAGYFGLFHYCIGNALTSELTCKGSALDFGSIPSGAFKTAMFFVGISMLLIVGSIVCFSLFFFCNAGSVYKICAWMQLASSTCMVIGCMIYPDGWDSEEVKRMCGQRTDKYTLGNCTVRWAYILAIISIMDSLTLSFLAFSLGNRQDNLLPEDFQVEGKDNA